TCGCCGACCGCGTGTGCGTCTCGAGCCCATCCAGAGTGGCGGAGGTCAAGAGCGTGGCTTACGTAGCGGCACAGTGCCCGCTCCCTTGGCTGTGGGCTTGGGCACAGCAGCGGAATTGTCGATGCAGGAGATGGACTACGATAAGAAATGGGTGGACTTTCTGTCGAAGCGTTTAATGGATCGTATCACGACTGCGTTGCCGCATGTGATACGCAATGGTGATCCGGAGCGAACCTACAATGGTTGCTTGAATTTATCGTTTGCCTACGTCGAGGGTGAATCATTGTTGATGGCCTTGAAAGATGTGGCTTTGAGCAGTGGCTCGGCTTGCACCTCAGCGTCGCTGGAGCCGTCATATGTGCTGCGTGCCATTGGCACCGATGAGGATTTGGCGCACAGTTCCATACGCTTTGGCATTGGACGTTTTACCACGGTGCAGGAGGTGGATTATACGGCAGACAAGTGTATCAAGCATGTGGAGCGTTTGCGTGAAATGTCACCGCTGTGGGAAATGGTACAGGAGGGCATTGACCTTAAGACCATACAATGGTCACAGCACTAAGAGTGTTACTTGCCCCAATTTATAAGTATGGCAAAtgaataagaataaaaatgttaagtgATTGGttaagtttatttgtttttgtacacAACAACCAAGGTGAAACTTAATTAGCTAACTTAAAAAGTCAAGTTATGATGAATAATGAATTAAGTCTAAACTTGGATGTCAGCTTGAGGTGACTGCTTGTTCACTCCAAAGTGCGAAGCTGAAACAGCAAACTGaatgtaaatgttttgttCGAAATGCTTCGGTTCAAAGTTCAGTTGGCTTTCTTCTTACTGCCGCCGCCGAGAATCTTGCGACGCAATGCAAACATATGCATGTAGAGCTGGGGGAAGATGGGAATGTAACCCAGCATGACGATCCACAACAGTGCATAGTACGAGAAAGTGGCATTCCATTTGTTGGGCAGCTCCACGCTCCACACACTGTGATCACGGGCATAACGTTGTGCCCACCAGAAGCACAACAGCTCTCCCGTCACACCAATGGGATACAACACGATGAATGTGGTGTAGCGCAGAAAGACTACAAAAGATGGCACCACTTTGATGATGTTCAGCGCATAGAAACCATAGCGGATGATCTCAGTGATTGCCCACGCAAACAGCGCAATAGGCAAACCAGGCGAGACTTTGCCTGTCGGCGTGGCCATCACAACACCCACGACGACCATCATGCGACTGAAGACCTGGAATGTGGTGACTACAGGATTGGATTTAACCAGCCCAAAGACAGCATTCAGGATCTCGACGAATGCGGCATTCTGGAAGATGATGACGGCAAGGCGTGTGTAATCCCACAACGTGATTTGAGCACGAAATTCGGGACCCTGGAGCACGTAGTAGTTGACCAGCTGATAGAGAATGTAGCTCCAGCCGCCGACTTGCACAGCATTGTAGGCAAACAAATAGAATTTGGTCAATGAAGATGGCTCTTTGGCAGGCGTTTTAACTGCTGTTTTTGCGGAcattttgtgtgctgtgtgaACTTTCACCTTGTCTTGTTACATGCACAGCTCATTGACTAATCAGGCAATAAATACCACCGATCGCGCGATATGCGAACGAACGCGCCACAAGCAAAACTCAACTGATAGCGCCGCTCGCTTTCACCTGCTGCTGACTAGTTTTAGTtaagtgttgctgttgttgtttgcggCGTATTCTATTGCGCAATACGGTCACACGCAATCAGTGTTGCCAACATGGCCTATTATGATATAAACAATGTCTgcagtgcacacacacatatgcaatCCTACTTATATacaatcatttaaaatgttttaaatgttaagTCCACTCCATTTATATTTAACGTGATGCTATTTGTAAATGattagattttatttatattatttatattagatATCGTTATCGATTATGGCAGTGTTACCCATTCAACTTTGCTTTCCCCTTCGAGCACTCGTacgagttggcagcactgtttGCCTTGGCATCACAGCAAGCTGGCTCATTCGCACACTTTTATGTTTTGCGCgcagctgctgtcgttgctgttcGCCTGGTGAAAACCGAACCGAAAACCGAACGTGTCTGAAAAGTCTGGCACGGTCTGTGCACATGGGTCGAACGCGGACGCGCGCACACACCTGCCAGCCACATGTGTGGGGCACACAATTGTTTCCCCAACTTTTGTTGCGCCGGGCCGTCGCATCGCGTCGCGTCTCGCCGCGCTGACTAGTATGCTGATCACAATAGTGGCGCAAAAAAATTTCCCATCATCAGCGGCAATTTTGGCGTTTTTGTTTCTCGAAAGCTAATTCGAATTGAAAACGGTAAAAAAGGttgatagtgtgtgtgtgttgtgcagcAAAGCATGCCTGGCTTATGCGCAATAGCAATTTTGTAATCAGCACGTGCCATGTGGGCGGAGGCCTAACAACCACGCCTACTgtacaaattaatttgcaagaAGCGTTCTCCAGGCCTCACtcagtacaacaacaattgttatCAACAGTGTTGTTGGCTGGCTGCATGTTATCAACATCGACGACTGGTCGAGCGAGGGTTGTGCGCGCGACGTGGTGgtgtcgacgacgacgacggtcGATACAATTGGACTAGTTTAGACAGCGCCCACAAAAAGGCCGATTGGACAAAGCAGGAAAAACGAGACCCCGCCAAAAGTGAATTCCCTCTTTTTTACCAAGTGCCCAGGAAAAATAGCTGAACGAAAACTTGGCACATTCAACACTGGTGGAGAAGGTGCGGCCAAGTCGTGTGTGCGAGCGAGATGGCCGCTGTTACAGTGGCAGGGGTTTGGTTCAATTGCCATGTGACTGgtcgtttgtgtgtgtgtgtgcgagagtgagCGTATgactgtgtgagtgtttgttgAGTGAGTGAACAGAAGTTGAATGTgaacgagtgtgtgtgtgtgtgtgtgcttgtgtttgcTCTTTCTGCTAAGTGAAATTTACAGTAGTTGAAAATGATTATTACTTGCAGGGTTGATTGCATACATATTCAAGTGTAATGGGCTGCAACTATGATGTCATACACTGCAGCCAGTAATCTTGAGTTGCAATGCAACTCATACAGGTTGTCGCCCTCCTCAGCCAGATGTTTGCACTCGCTTGCCTTTGAGTGTTGTGCCTGAGTGTGTATTCGTGAGTAATTAATTGGGGGCTTGACTTTGCGAAATGGCCCACAGATGGCGCGCActggcaaattgcaaatttccCTGGCCTGAGCAACAAAGCCCGGCAATTACATTGAACATACATATTGCCTTAACCGAATACGCCCACAAATGCGCCCGGACATGCCCCCTAGTGACTTGCCAAGCGTCACAACAATATAACAGCGTAACTCTCTGTGTGCgcctgtgtttgtgtgtgtgtgtgtgagtggtagaaaagcaacagcaacatgttTGTTTGAATTTCTAACGCAAACAACATAACGTGATGACGCCCTTGACGTCGCCATCCCCTTAAATGGCAGACGCGCAGACAAGTTGCAGCAGTCGACAGCACGAACGAACATTTTGCGCAAATTTGAGTAgtcattttgtttgctcacATCACAGGCCAACAGAAAAGGCGCCAACAATTGCGCGACCGCACAAAACTATTGACGATAAGATGGGGCGCTGTGagtggtttttttttagtgttgtGTGCTGAGTGGGGCTGgctagaaattgaaattgaaattgattgtaATGGCGCCTCACgagtttttttatattttttttttgcagcgcTAATAATCATGGCCCCCGGCAACGGAAGCGACAACGAGACCCATCGGATTTGCCCCggacattttgttttgtgcccGTCATTTTGCTTATTGCGCAAAATTTAGCTAGGCTCGCAGCAAACGCAAGTAGTGTGTTACAGTGTGGCCAAATTGGCTGCCCCAAGGCAAAAGACTACAACTGCAACTATTATAACTAAACGCCggcacaacaccaacaactaccaAACAATCAAAGACTGTGTGTATACGAGtgtaaagcacaaaaaaaacatctaTTATTGTGGGCGTTCAACGTTTTCCCACATGCATATTAACAGGCAAACAGCACCGCAAACAAGATGGCGATCAATGTCGCCAAAAGATAAAAGCAGCCATactacaaacatacacacatgtgcagccccacataaatacatatgtatgtatgtatgtgtgtgcaagtgtatgTGTTAATAATGTGCGTGCTTGTGAAGaagctgccaacaacaacatcaagcaAAGCAGAACCAGTTTGCGTGcgtctagttgttgttgttgtttggcacttgttgttgctgcttctgctagTGCTGAGAGTGGTCAGCGCGCGGTCAGTATTTGATGATTGCCTTGGCTTTCTTTTATATAAGCAACCCTACTGCTCTAACAGTAGTGGACTCAACTACCAGGCGCAgacaacaaatatacatatgtatacatatatgcgaTGAATATGTGGAGATTATGTGGAGATAACCAGtgagtatttatatttgtagtatatagtagtttttatttttgttctgaATTTATGTTAGTCGTTGCACAtgtatttctcatttttctattgcacaaattaaaatcttaaaattattatgcatacattttatagatgcaaatattttactttattagtaaattatcaattaattattgaatcgaaaaacagaacaaaattatgttaatttatgtattattaaacaagtaattcttaaatagataacaaaattcatattcagccaacaatatattacaaattagttaataattaaatacgcattttcaattagcaattcatgtaaaatttatttgagtaATCAATAGTAATTGAAAGCTAAGAGAaagtaatataattaaattcaataattgaaGATACTAAGTACTCAATACCTATGCATACCCATATTTAGTTCGATTCCTAATCAAATTTCTCTAACAAGCTCAATTTATTGGGCGTGTTAAGCACTAAATACTTATGCATACACATTCCGTAATCAGCGTCAATACAAATCATCACGTAAAGACGCTTCACATCCGATTAGAGCAGGGGGACAGCAGAAGCACACTTCTGATTTACACTGGCTGACTGGTCGTTGTACTCTCTCATGCTCATGGGATGACATTGGGGCCGCGGGGCGACTTGTTGCCGGGTTGTGTGCGCCTGTTCCCCAAACTGGATTTTGGGGCCTGACTGACCGCACAGCTTAAACGGGACGGACATGCATATTTCAAGTTGTTTCGCGCACCACCAACAATGCCACCACCACATCTCGTACTGATGCCACTGACACCACTGATGACAATGGCACGTGTTGACTGTGGTTAGTTACCGTTATGCGGTGCAGCAATTAGCGAGTAACCTTAACCTTAGCTTCCAAAAAAGCTCAAATCACAACCTGTGCTATGAGGCGCCCAAAATGCAGAGCAAGTGTCTGCGGCTGCCAAAATGCGTTGTCTGCCCCACCAGCCAGTGTTCCCCTCCACCATTTCCCCTCTCGAAAACAAGCAACCACCACTGAGAGTTCATTTAAATTGGCCGCCACGCAACGCATCGAGTGTATACAACACACTCagtctccactctccactcttctCTCCGCTACGCTCAACACAGCGAGCAAACTTGTTCCATGACATCTCAATGCCAGCCGAAAttgttgagttgagtcgaaTGTATATCAGCGAACTGCCTGCTTATGTCATCCACTTGAattgccaaaagcaaaacacacacaacatttgcaaaaattgttgctttgACCCAGTGCGAGGCGAAACAGTTTGCGAATTTTCGCAAATCGCGCAAAATCCTTGAGTTTCAAGGTGCGTCCTTCACTTGGCAATGGGAACGGCCTCAAATTACGGTCAAGGCGAATTCAAGTCAACCCCGAGCGAGAACGAAAACGAgaacgaatgcgaatacgCGAATACGGGTACGAATACGAGTCACAAGTAGACGTCAGCGTCGTTAGCCTTGTGTTCTGAAAGTGCGCTACACAGCTTGAGAGTAGGCATTTGCATAACGAACTTATAACAGTAGAAAATATTGCGATATAgaatttagaaattatttatttatatggaaATTTAGAGATTtagattgattttagaattttttgctaaatttcacttaaattatttatacattttcaacACTAAAGACTATTAATTACTTTAGGAAATTTGTAGTATCATTatagaaattcattttaacatacttatatctattatattttattagaatacaatatctattatataaattatgaatgtatgtatatgaagGAATTCTTTTAGAATTCCAATGGTAGGAGATTTCTCCAGTTCGCTTGGTTCGCACTCGCTTTTGCGAGAATCGTTTGTATCTTTTGGAGTAGGGCGGGCGTACAAGGTTCCCCTTGGTTACGGATATACACACAACATGCCAATATacacaagcaaagcaaacaatagcaagaacaacaaaaataacaacgatatgtatattattattgttgtttttgtttttgttcgtGTTCTTGTTCTGTTTCTGGTTCTGCGTCTGTTTCCGTTGTTATGTGTACGTTGTTTTCTGTCCGCctaatgaaaatgttgctgttcttgttttttgttgctacaATACACGTTTGTTGTACAAACACAACCAACacaagacagacagacagcagcagtcagcagtcGAAGCAgccgcaaaagcaaaatgccgTCTGACAGTCGTCAAAACAACGCTTCGTCGTGAAGGTGGGTCATTGTGAAATGACAGCGCCGAACCAACCAGGCGTACAGCACTCACCAGCTGGCTGCTGTGTCACTCGCAATGCAATCGGCGTGCCAAAACGAGACGACAGTGTGTGCACGCGCAGCTGCGTTGCTAGCGTTGTCTCGCTCTGGCGCAGAGACCGCCAGCACATTGCTGGACGCCGGTGCGCATTTTTGCGTTTGAAAGAAACAGGTCGAAGcacgcaaaagcaaaggcactCGGAAATGGAAAGACGCACGTGCCGCAGTCAGTTGCCGACCGtcagagaacaacaacaagctgctTGCTACCGAATGCTGGGCACCCGTTACTTAGTGTCATATTTCGCACAAAAGTTCGTTCGTATTTTCTGCTACAATTTACGATTTAgacgagagagcgagcgagaccGCGAGCGAGTTGTGGAGAACGTGAACGAaccgttttcgtttttgctgttgcccgCCAGAGACGttggaatttgaatttgaatgtcAACGACGATAACGTGGAGGCGATGTTGATACGTAATTTGAGCCGCACAAAAATGTCTTAAGATGCAGATTAGCGGCGTCTAATCCCAGGCTAAGTCACGCTGCAGAAGCTTCTAATcacattaattgaatttcgcaCCTCAACCCAGTGTGGTCACTATAAAAATGCCATTCCGTCAGCAGGCCAGAGGTCAGCCAAAAGGCGACACGTCAATGGAGAGCATGTGCCTCCTCCACCAGAGCTAGTCGACGGAATTTTctatcaaaaaataataaaaggacCTCAACTGCAAAATGCATATCAACTATACTGGTGACTTGACCGGACCGCAGCCGTATGCAAGCTTCCTGAACGACAGCCTGGGCGATGCTAGCGGCTCTGTGCTGCCCTTGGGACATGATTATCCCGCGGAGTTCCAGCACATGGTGCACGCTCATTGGCGAGGATTTCGTACGCCTCCCATTTACCATCGTGCTGGCATCTACATCGCCTTCTGTGTCCTCATGACCCTCAATATCTTTGGTAATGGGCTCGTCATATGGATATTCTCCACGTAAGTTCACCATGTTTATAATTGAGAAATTTCAACAAATGACTATtagaaaaaagtaataataaaaacaatccgtagaaaaatacatatattatttctaaaagtatattaaaaatgcaatgcatCTAAGTATGTTAATTTGTATCCTTATTCCTCAAGGAAAACGCAAAAGAATGGAGCTTAACTTTTAAGCATAATAGAGAAATCATAATTTCctaagttttttgtttgttcaaatttgtaaatatattaaaaaacagcATAATAATTTTGCTTACACTTGCACATTTCTTTAGCTCAAAATCTCTACGGACGCcttcaaatttattgattcTGAATTTGGCTGTCTTTGATCTGTTTATGGCCTCCAACATGCCCCATTATCTGATTAATGCCACCCTGGGATATATTGCTGGTGGGGAAATGGGCTGCGACATCTATGCGCTAAATGGTGGCATCTCTGGCATGGGCGCCTCTATAACAAACGCTTTTATTGCCTTTGATCGCTACAAGACCATATCGAATCCCATCGATGGACGCTTGAGCTATGGACAAATACTTATGTGCATCATCTTCACCTGGCTGTGGGCAACACCTTTCTCTGTGCTGCCCCTCTTCCAGATCTGGGGTCGCTACTTACCAGGTAAGTTCTTTGATTGATTACTCCAATCATGAATGAACtacattgtttttcttctcaGAGGGCTTCCTGACCACCTGCACCTTTGATTATCTGACCAACACCGATGAGAACCGACTGTTTGTTCGCACTATTTTTGTGTGGTCCTATGCCATTCCGATGACCGTGATTATTGTTTCTTATTACAAGCTCTTTACCCATGTACGAACCCATGAGCAGATGCTTGCGGAGCAGGCCAAGAAGATGAATGTGAAGTCGTTGTCCGCAAATCAGAACAACGACTCAATGAGCGTGGAACTGAAGATTGCCAAGGCAGCTCTCATAATTTATATGCTCTTTGTGCTCGCTTGGACTCCGTATTCGGTGGTTGCCCTGATTGGTTGCTTTGGAGAACAGCAGTTGATTACACCATTTGTATCCATGTTGCCCATGTTGGCCTGCAAATCGGTTTCATGTCTCGACCCCTGGGTATATGCGACAAGTCATCCAAAGTATCGTCTGGAACTGGAGAGACGACTTCCCTGGCTGGGCATACGGGAGAAACAAACGGGAACTGGTGCGACGGGTGGCCAGGAGAGCGTGGCCAGTGTCAGCGGCGATACGCTGGCCATGAGCGTCCAGAACTGAACGACCTAAACTTGGATATCTGCactttgaaataataatagatgTACTCGATCTCGATATATGTTGATCACTTCAAGCAATGAACTAAATGAGttccaaaaatacaaaaacaaaaaaagatggcattgaaaaacaaacattgaTAATGCTTTATTTATTGGTGAGCCGACCAGTTTATTTGTAGATAAGAAAAATTAGGCTTCAGTTCTCAAGAAAGTTTTCTTAAGTACTACGAAAAATTCGTATTACTCATTATTTTAGAAGTCagtaaagaaaacattttatttgtcatattttcttatctttatattttatataaatttctatttttattatttatttctttagtttttagttttcacATTTCATTCAGTTTCACTTGATCGTAATTCAGGgtcaaaaatacatttctcgCTACATTTCTTAATATTCCAAAATTGTTGGATACATTTCTTTAGCAACATCGCGCAATGTACATTCGTTAGTACATCTTATAATGGATCTCAAGTGGATTTAGTGTAGATCGCATGTTGATATGATTCAGATTCTTCACATGAACACTAAACGAAAACTTGCTGGAGTAGTAACAAACTCTTTTTGGTGGAtacaatacatttttctttagcAACATTTGTGGTCGTGTTTCCAaagagtattttaaaatggaaTTCAAGTTGATCGTCGAATTGATACTTATTGCATAGGTATACAAAACTTGCCGCAACACATATCGCAGTTGACTGTTCTTACATGTTTGATGCAGTTTTTGGCTTGAAGGCAACATCTCGGGCATTGTTGTTCAGGCCAGTTTAGAGCATGTTGTCCAATGAATGGACAGCGTTCCAACCAACCAAGCAAGCGAACAAACAACCACCACAGCATGTCTCGCCTCAGTCAGGTTGCGTTGTCAATATGTCGAATGCggcaattgaaaaatattctcATTTCTCATTCGACAATAATATCGCGACTGCGCCTCCGTgttattgtgtgtgtaaaaagtGGGAAACGTTGCGATGAAATGCGTTGCGTTGCCCTGGGGCCCATCCAAACATGGATGAacggatggatggatggacgAGCGATATGAAGTTGAAAAAGTTGCGCTTCTTTGTTGCTTGCGCACATCCAACCAATCCGCGTGGCCAACAGCAGCGTTTCAATTCAGCGAATGTTCCACACGGTAACAGGCGAACAGTATTTTCAGCAGCCGTTTACAACATTTCTACACAAAGTTGAAAGCGTGATTGGCTGAGAAAGCGCAGCGAGTGATTGGTGTGCGcctgtatgcgtgtgtatctgtgtgtcgACTACGAGTAgtgtaaaccaaaaaaaagggagAAGGGCAGAGGAGGAGCGACATCGGTCGAACCACACAGCCAGCAACATTGCCAAATAGACAACACACCACCACACACCACTGAATAGCTGGCGCACCACAGACAGACTGATAGAGCGACTGGTCTGGGGCTTCTTCTTGCTCTttaagaaacaacaaacatttttactAGGTCTGCATGAGATTTAGCAGCATGCTCTCCACACACAGTACGATTAGATTTTCAATGAAAACTCAATAGAAATGATGTTAGAAACCTGGTCGCAGGTGCGAGCGAGATAAACATACAAACTTGCTAGAGCGAGTGCTGCTGTTGGGTGTGTgttgtttgaatgtgttttgattgtgtgcgtgtgtgaggaTTAGAGAGATGTTGCTCTACACAAGTTGTGCGGCTGCTGCAATCGTttgatgtgctgctgctgctatttgtGCCTGACTCTGAGCTCCTCCTCAACGTGTCGGATTATCCAATTTGTGTGAGGAGGCAGAAAATAACACTTGTCCATTTCTCGCACGTcgtttgccgctgctgtttcccttattgttgtgtgttctgtgtggagagtcgacgacgacgacgacgacttgttgcatgtaataataataataacgaacGAAACGGTATCTCGTAGCTGTTTAGTGGATGATTAAACTGAATTTAATCGTTTGCGAACAGGCGCACAGCGATGTGCACGCGACgctcttttttctttcgaAATTAAAACGATTTCAAATTGCCCATACTATACACAAaagcaatacacacacacgcacacactatTGTTGTCTCGCTTGCACTGCACGGACAAACCAGTTGCCAATTTGCAGCGTCGTTTATTGCCAGCATTGTTGGGGTTGCTGGCGACTCAGTTAATGGCAAGGCGTTGGCTAAGTGCCAAACGAAATGCTCGTTCCAGTCGCATAACTCGTTCGAAATTCTAATATCGTAAAAGTTCAGCGCATTGTTTGCGCATGTCCATTGGCAACAGGGGAcacacaattgttgttgctctttcgCTTGCACTCTCGTCACACTTtcacaacgcacacacacaaccacataAGCAGGGCCACTCGCTAGCACTCACTTTcgtctctcgctcgctcgacTGCTGTGCTGTATTGTGTTGCGGCCTATTAATCGTCTTGCTATTATTTTGGCAATCCTAATATGTAATGCCAATTCATGGGGTGGGCGCCTGTTAAAATAGCAGGCAACGAGCGCGCTCGAAATTAACATGTCGTCAAAATCGATAGACTGTTGCATGCCTATGCCTCAATGCTGTGCCTCTGTTAGCATTTGAACGTTAAAAATTCGATTTTATAGAATGCAGCAACGCCCACAAAGAGACCAAGCATCGACTTTACTCTATGAGctaataatttgtaaacaaagCGCTGCGAGCGGGAGAGAGCATGATTACGCCTGTTGCTGTCGGCTGCCGGCTCCCGTCCCCAACCCACATCAAGCTGTGTGTGGGTAAGTAACAGCGCTGCTGTGGGTTAACAGACCTGTAGCTACACATTCTGCGCGCCTCTTAGTTATTATGTCAGATCTGCAATGCGCGACTATAAAATACGTAGTCGGCCTCCGAGAATTTATTGGCTCGCCGCCCCCGGCAACCGGGGTGTGAGTTATAAAATTGATGGCATAAACTGtcatgaatttataaatatgagtGGGCCACACTGgtgcacacaacacacagcgcCCACTTTACTACATGCGGCAGCCAATTGTTCGTTTCTGTTCGCCTATTGCCAATTTTCGTCTGTATGTTGGTAACATTGTCAATTTGAGTGCTGCCCTAGCGTAAATGTGgctgttttgctg
This window of the Drosophila albomicans strain 15112-1751.03 chromosome 2L, ASM965048v2, whole genome shotgun sequence genome carries:
- the LOC117578394 gene encoding very-long-chain (3R)-3-hydroxyacyl-CoA dehydratase hpo-8 — translated: MSAKTAVKTPAKEPSSLTKFYLFAYNAVQVGGWSYILYQLVNYYVLQGPEFRAQITLWDYTRLAVIIFQNAAFVEILNAVFGLVKSNPVVTTFQVFSRMMVVVGVVMATPTGKVSPGLPIALFAWAITEIIRYGFYALNIIKVVPSFVVFLRYTTFIVLYPIGVTGELLCFWWAQRYARDHSVWSVELPNKWNATFSYYALLWIVMLGYIPIFPQLYMHMFALRRKILGGGSKKKAN
- the LOC117578393 gene encoding opsin Rh5, producing MHINYTGDLTGPQPYASFLNDSLGDASGSVLPLGHDYPAEFQHMVHAHWRGFRTPPIYHRAGIYIAFCVLMTLNIFGNGLVIWIFSTSKSLRTPSNLLILNLAVFDLFMASNMPHYLINATLGYIAGGEMGCDIYALNGGISGMGASITNAFIAFDRYKTISNPIDGRLSYGQILMCIIFTWLWATPFSVLPLFQIWGRYLPEGFLTTCTFDYLTNTDENRLFVRTIFVWSYAIPMTVIIVSYYKLFTHVRTHEQMLAEQAKKMNVKSLSANQNNDSMSVELKIAKAALIIYMLFVLAWTPYSVVALIGCFGEQQLITPFVSMLPMLACKSVSCLDPWVYATSHPKYRLELERRLPWLGIREKQTGTGATGGQESVASVSGDTLAMSVQN